A genomic segment from Phormidium ambiguum IAM M-71 encodes:
- a CDS encoding class I SAM-dependent methyltransferase — protein MANDNISLQESQPIASVNESTNESEITVKDPKFLKQALLEKLKSLMNVKGEISLPCVPAMLNEYLNLVDNLLKTLGQTLNEENSENLKQLINKGLVEGYKLSPHARLLVSFLPAEEAKGLASGITINTKVLVESVADKYQKWPEIRQEPLFGSHPDAKVMSVAAQLGEPNNTTILDIGAGTGRNTIPLAKLGYPVDAIELTPAFMEKLTAEVNNQNLPVKVFQGDILEPLLRMKVAHYKLAIASEVLSHFRYTEQVRLFFAKMCDTLRSGGLLLFSVFLAVDDYEPDNFVKEMSEVSWSYLITRKELQAAMEDLPLELISDESVIEYEQKHLPSEAWPPTTWYVNWAMGRDLFPINKNPPMELRWILMKRI, from the coding sequence ATGGCTAACGATAACATATCCCTGCAAGAATCTCAGCCAATAGCTTCAGTAAATGAGTCAACAAACGAATCTGAAATAACGGTAAAAGATCCGAAATTTTTAAAGCAAGCATTGTTGGAAAAACTGAAAAGTTTAATGAATGTTAAAGGGGAAATTTCTTTACCCTGCGTTCCAGCCATGCTAAATGAATACTTAAATTTAGTCGATAATTTGCTAAAAACATTAGGTCAAACTTTAAATGAAGAAAATTCTGAGAATCTCAAACAGTTAATTAATAAAGGATTAGTCGAAGGATATAAACTTTCACCCCACGCACGTTTATTAGTTAGCTTTTTACCAGCAGAAGAAGCTAAAGGTTTGGCAAGTGGGATTACAATTAATACTAAAGTTTTGGTAGAATCTGTTGCCGATAAGTATCAAAAATGGCCAGAAATTCGCCAAGAACCATTATTTGGTAGTCATCCTGATGCTAAAGTAATGAGCGTGGCGGCTCAATTAGGTGAGCCAAATAATACAACTATTTTAGATATTGGTGCGGGAACAGGTCGTAATACTATTCCTTTAGCAAAGTTAGGATATCCAGTAGATGCGATCGAACTTACCCCCGCATTTATGGAAAAATTAACCGCAGAAGTAAACAACCAAAATTTACCAGTAAAAGTATTTCAAGGAGATATTTTAGAACCACTTTTAAGAATGAAGGTGGCGCATTACAAATTAGCGATCGCCTCCGAAGTTTTATCCCATTTTCGTTACACCGAACAAGTCCGCTTATTCTTCGCCAAAATGTGCGACACTTTACGCAGTGGCGGACTACTGTTATTTAGTGTCTTTTTAGCAGTTGATGACTATGAACCAGATAACTTTGTCAAAGAAATGTCCGAAGTTTCTTGGTCATATCTAATCACCAGAAAAGAACTACAAGCAGCAATGGAAGACTTACCATTAGAACTTATTTCCGATGAATCAGTCATAGAATACGAACAAAAACACTTACCCTCAGAAGCATGGCCTCCTACCACTTGGTATGTCAACTGGGCAATGGGACGCGATTTATTTCCCATTAACAAAAACCCACCAATGGAATTACGTTGGATACTTATGAAAAGAATTTAA
- a CDS encoding serine/threonine-protein kinase: protein MQPPLPNGTILQNRYCLLNILGQGGFGRTYLAEDQGRFQEKCALKEFIPQNSGSQSLQKSKELFQREASILYQIQHPQIPQFRAAFAQNQRLFLVQDYVEGKTYRSLLAQRKSKTEKFTEAEVLRLLQQLLPVLDYIHSQGIVHRDISPDNVILRERDRTPVLIDFGVVKDIASKVQYPDLSLSATTVGKMGYAPSEQIQTGRAYPSSDLYSLAVMAIVLLTVQEPQVLFDENTLSWNWQKWISPVSPVLAQVLNKMLSYRPGDRYPNARAVVRALASPPSLVTTNSSAKQPVSQPPKPTPPNFSAVQTVAVARKVQSNYSPSNPSIVTIPAQKSVWDNPFQVFLLGVILSLFAGVGSWFLVSYILNRGLLFRNLQLPTITNQSNSSNNSISTPSTSSSDLFPDATPTPKAEEIPTIDAEPVTYDKRLNPVIGETLIAEDRLNYNATINYIVSGVQGQKLTALLTQEGVLMTVLGPNGETVDNQSRRVTRWEGTLPYNGDYTIQLGTVKGVSKSDYKLELLLTNPEPIPSPTPLETPTPELVPTPTPTENSLANVLIDAEPVYFPDGGIGTQILSDRSSPERIKRYLLNLQAGQVVSVRVLSGEVTLDIRYPNDRLVENATGLGEWESKIDRPGEYKVDIKANQESVFSVDITVR from the coding sequence ATGCAACCACCGCTTCCCAATGGAACTATTCTGCAAAACCGCTACTGTTTACTCAATATTTTGGGTCAGGGGGGGTTTGGACGAACTTATCTTGCCGAAGATCAAGGGCGTTTTCAGGAAAAATGCGCCTTGAAAGAATTCATTCCCCAAAACTCAGGTTCACAATCTCTACAAAAATCTAAAGAACTGTTTCAACGGGAAGCTAGCATACTTTATCAAATTCAGCATCCGCAAATTCCCCAGTTTCGTGCCGCTTTTGCCCAAAATCAACGTTTATTTTTGGTACAGGACTATGTGGAAGGAAAAACTTATCGGTCTTTACTTGCCCAACGGAAGTCGAAAACCGAAAAGTTTACGGAAGCAGAAGTTTTGCGGCTGTTGCAGCAATTGCTGCCAGTGTTAGATTACATTCACAGTCAAGGAATTGTTCACCGAGATATTTCCCCAGACAATGTTATTTTACGAGAACGCGATCGAACACCAGTATTAATCGACTTTGGTGTAGTTAAAGATATTGCTTCTAAAGTGCAATATCCCGATCTAAGTTTGTCAGCGACTACTGTGGGAAAAATGGGTTATGCCCCATCGGAACAAATTCAAACCGGAAGGGCTTATCCGAGTAGCGATCTTTATTCTTTGGCGGTAATGGCAATTGTATTGCTGACAGTGCAGGAACCACAGGTATTATTTGATGAAAATACTTTGTCTTGGAATTGGCAAAAGTGGATTTCTCCAGTTAGTCCAGTTTTGGCACAAGTACTAAATAAAATGTTAAGTTATCGACCTGGCGATCGCTACCCAAACGCCCGTGCAGTTGTCCGCGCTTTAGCATCACCTCCTAGTTTAGTGACTACGAATTCATCAGCAAAACAACCTGTTTCTCAACCACCAAAACCGACTCCTCCTAATTTTTCCGCAGTTCAAACAGTAGCAGTTGCCCGAAAAGTTCAATCAAATTATTCTCCAAGCAATCCTTCTATAGTAACTATTCCCGCTCAAAAATCTGTTTGGGATAATCCTTTTCAAGTATTTTTGTTAGGTGTGATTTTATCGCTGTTCGCTGGTGTAGGGTCTTGGTTTTTAGTTAGTTATATTTTAAATCGTGGCCTATTATTTCGCAATTTACAATTACCCACAATTACTAATCAATCTAATAGTTCTAATAATTCAATATCTACTCCTTCAACTAGTTCTAGTGATCTTTTTCCTGATGCGACTCCAACGCCAAAAGCAGAAGAAATTCCGACTATTGATGCTGAACCTGTAACTTATGATAAACGGTTAAATCCGGTTATCGGAGAAACTTTAATTGCCGAAGATAGATTAAATTATAATGCCACGATTAATTATATTGTTTCAGGAGTTCAAGGACAAAAATTAACTGCTTTGTTAACTCAAGAAGGTGTATTAATGACAGTTTTAGGCCCTAATGGTGAAACTGTAGATAATCAATCAAGAAGAGTAACTCGTTGGGAAGGTACACTGCCTTATAATGGCGATTATACAATTCAGTTAGGTACAGTTAAAGGTGTATCAAAAAGTGATTATAAATTGGAGTTATTATTAACTAATCCAGAACCAATTCCTTCGCCTACACCTCTAGAAACGCCGACTCCTGAACTTGTACCCACGCCTACTCCTACAGAGAATTCTTTGGCAAACGTTTTAATTGATGCTGAACCTGTTTATTTTCCTGATGGGGGAATCGGAACACAAATTTTATCCGATCGCAGTAGTCCCGAAAGAATCAAACGTTATTTGCTAAATTTACAAGCAGGTCAAGTGGTAAGTGTGAGAGTTCTTAGCGGTGAAGTAACTTTGGATATTCGCTATCCCAACGATCGGTTAGTGGAAAATGCTACAGGTCTGGGAGAATGGGAATCAAAGATCGATCGCCCCGGAGAATACAAAGTTGATATCAAAGCCAATCAAGAAAGCGTATTTTCTGTAGATATCACAGTTAGATAA
- the bioD gene encoding dethiobiotin synthase, whose protein sequence is MKNLLIAGTDTNAGKTVLTTALFAYLQKYYPHQKVGIFKPLQTGEGDRELYSQLFSLNQSEITPLHYSAPLAPPIAAEKEGKEVDLKIVWQAFTSLQEQKDLVLVEALGGLGSPITYELTVADLARDWALPTVLVVPVKLGCIAQVVANVALAQQSKVKLKGIVLNCVQYISEQEIKELAPIDLIQSLTNVPVLGIIPYLSDAQDVEKLAQVAGNLELENLAIC, encoded by the coding sequence ATGAAAAATTTACTGATTGCTGGTACAGATACTAACGCCGGAAAAACTGTTTTAACTACCGCTTTATTTGCTTATTTACAAAAATATTATCCTCATCAAAAAGTGGGAATTTTCAAACCACTTCAGACTGGAGAAGGCGATCGAGAACTTTACAGCCAATTATTTTCTTTAAATCAGTCTGAGATTACACCGTTACATTATTCCGCGCCTTTAGCGCCACCAATAGCTGCGGAAAAAGAAGGTAAGGAAGTAGATTTAAAAATTGTTTGGCAAGCTTTTACTAGTTTACAAGAACAAAAAGATTTAGTCTTAGTAGAAGCTTTAGGCGGCTTAGGTTCCCCGATAACTTATGAATTAACAGTTGCAGATTTGGCGAGAGATTGGGCATTACCAACTGTTTTAGTAGTACCTGTAAAATTGGGTTGTATTGCTCAAGTTGTAGCAAATGTGGCTTTAGCGCAACAATCAAAAGTTAAGCTGAAGGGAATTGTTTTAAATTGTGTGCAATACATATCAGAACAAGAAATAAAGGAATTAGCGCCAATAGATTTAATCCAATCTTTAACTAATGTTCCAGTTTTGGGCATTATACCTTACTTATCAGATGCTCAAGATGTAGAAAAACTGGCGCAAGTAGCAGGTAATCTAGAACTAGAAAATTTGGCTATCTGTTAG
- a CDS encoding peptidase C15: protein MNKKVLLTSFTTWLPHQKSNSSDDLLHEVTKNDFFPASLITLRNLPVDVHQASTLVIQHINQVNPDLIINCGMAEKRKILTLESQARCENNLIETRVNLEKLIVGLKMTNVSHDAGKFVCEGLYYSMLKYLRDRYLQTPCIFVHVPVVSAQNLPDLKADFSEIITRLLTLEKSIITK from the coding sequence ATGAACAAAAAAGTCCTGCTAACTTCGTTTACTACTTGGCTACCTCACCAGAAGTCTAATTCATCGGATGATTTATTGCATGAAGTTACTAAAAATGATTTTTTTCCAGCTTCTTTAATAACATTACGTAATTTACCTGTCGATGTTCACCAAGCAAGCACTTTAGTGATTCAACACATAAATCAAGTGAATCCCGATCTAATTATTAACTGTGGAATGGCAGAAAAACGTAAAATTTTGACTCTAGAATCTCAGGCTAGATGTGAGAATAATTTAATTGAAACGCGGGTGAATTTAGAGAAATTGATTGTTGGTTTAAAAATGACAAATGTTAGCCATGATGCAGGTAAGTTTGTTTGCGAAGGATTGTATTATTCAATGTTGAAATATTTGCGCGATCGCTATCTCCAAACACCTTGTATTTTTGTTCATGTTCCTGTAGTATCCGCGCAAAATTTACCGGATCTTAAAGCTGATTTTAGCGAGATTATCACTAGGTTATTAACTTTGGAAAAGTCAATAATTACCAAATAA
- the hisH gene encoding imidazole glycerol phosphate synthase subunit HisH, with translation MAVIAVIDYDMGNLHSVCKGLEKAGAIPKITDSPKEITQADAVVLPGVGSFDPAVRQLRSRNLVEPIKQVIAEGKPFLGICLGLQILFDSGEEGKEPGLGIIPGTVRRFRPEPGLTIPHMGWNQLEITQPNAAIWQNLVNQPWVYFVHSYYVDPIDPKVCAATVTHGSQKVTAAIAKDNLMAVQFHPEKSSDTGLQILSNFVSKIQTPVGISGF, from the coding sequence ATGGCTGTTATTGCTGTAATTGATTATGACATGGGGAACTTGCACTCTGTTTGTAAAGGTTTAGAAAAAGCTGGCGCAATTCCCAAAATAACTGATTCGCCCAAAGAAATTACTCAAGCTGATGCAGTTGTTTTGCCAGGAGTGGGATCTTTCGATCCAGCTGTGCGACAATTGCGATCGCGTAATTTAGTCGAACCAATTAAACAAGTAATTGCCGAAGGTAAACCATTTTTAGGTATTTGTTTAGGTTTACAAATTTTATTTGATAGTGGCGAAGAAGGCAAAGAACCAGGTTTAGGTATTATACCTGGAACAGTTCGCAGATTTCGCCCCGAACCTGGATTAACTATTCCTCACATGGGATGGAATCAATTAGAAATTACTCAACCAAATGCAGCAATTTGGCAAAATTTAGTTAATCAACCTTGGGTTTATTTTGTACACTCTTATTATGTCGATCCGATCGATCCAAAAGTTTGCGCCGCTACAGTAACTCATGGTAGCCAAAAAGTAACAGCTGCTATTGCTAAAGATAATTTAATGGCTGTACAATTTCACCCGGAAAAATCATCAGATACGGGATTACAAATCCTCTCTAATTTTGTTAGTAAAATTCAAACACCAGTTGGAATCAGCGGGTTTTGA
- the rsmD gene encoding 16S rRNA (guanine(966)-N(2))-methyltransferase RsmD → MSLRIYGNRLLKTLPGQDTRPTLAKVRQAVFNIWQGTIEGCSWLDLCTGSGSMGAEALCRGASYVVGIEKSSRACAIIQQNWQQVAHSGQIFQVLRGDVLQKLKSLEGKKFDRIYFDPPYSSELYQPVLEAIAKYQLLAENGEIAVEHSPDLWNVEQIPGLAICREKIYGNTALKFYCNIFNEPAADTK, encoded by the coding sequence ATGAGTCTGAGAATTTACGGCAATCGCCTCCTAAAAACATTACCAGGTCAAGATACTCGCCCTACTTTAGCCAAAGTGAGACAGGCAGTTTTTAATATTTGGCAAGGCACAATTGAAGGTTGTTCCTGGTTAGATTTATGCACCGGAAGTGGTTCAATGGGGGCGGAGGCTTTATGTCGAGGTGCTAGTTATGTTGTAGGAATTGAAAAGTCAAGTCGTGCTTGTGCAATTATTCAGCAAAATTGGCAGCAAGTTGCCCATTCAGGACAGATTTTTCAAGTTTTGCGTGGCGATGTTTTGCAAAAATTAAAAAGTTTAGAGGGGAAGAAATTCGATCGCATTTATTTCGATCCTCCTTACTCTAGTGAATTATATCAGCCTGTACTGGAAGCTATCGCTAAATACCAACTGTTAGCCGAAAATGGGGAAATCGCAGTCGAACATAGCCCTGATTTGTGGAATGTAGAACAAATTCCTGGGTTAGCAATTTGCCGAGAAAAAATTTATGGTAATACTGCTTTGAAGTTTTATTGTAATATTTTTAATGAACCCGCAGCGGACACAAAGTAA